The following are encoded in a window of Anopheles stephensi strain Indian chromosome X, UCI_ANSTEP_V1.0, whole genome shotgun sequence genomic DNA:
- the LOC118513469 gene encoding uncharacterized protein LOC118513469 → MHLKVLKVILIMFYLCLFFTDDFDDSDLDSLGDGLENSADVDNNNTGEGLTNTSTSSVDLNINNYNNEGAEGNDDENEHDERVDDFWTEAYGFLNNFQNLREALRYLAIAGHLSRSFLNLLLAILRKFGHPELPNDARTLLKIPKVGNEIQNVVGGHFWYPGIKVAIRIFFKRTIPEASDSNLQICTDGLPLFKSSSTQFWPLLFKVEEIPNCPVMVAGIFSGEKKPGNLEQFLRPLVEELNTLHLTGMQFGERTIRVRVKCLIADAPARAFKKSVLGFSGKHGCTKCTILGEHVQPEGKVIFEGVFATPRTDISFRARDDKPHHKSIRSPLEDVVGLDIIKAFPVAERLHLLDRGGSRKILEGLINNKMLTFPKSTSEQKAIVSRFLIKTKLPCEIHRPFRSLNYLPYWKATEFRTFLHYISPVVYKDLMHSDGYNHYLLYFCSITIYSASTYNHLRPLAQKMLQMFVLDFPTHYGRTHMSSNVHNLLHVHEDVVELGQLDNFSAYAFEFFFQYLKRCVRKGTKCLEQVAARSKLYASINVASFSKNQYPCLTTDGCGLHVSDSFVLKCNFKDQWLLTTSNEIVKFLRVENLNQNLTIVGTEYLNKENYFIARMEDDVSVVEVQSSAINIYNLISYTPSKPVTLTLDKIKCK, encoded by the coding sequence ATGCATTTGAAAGTATTAaaagtaattttaattatgttttatttatgtctTTTCTTTACAGACGATTTTGATGATTCTGATTTAGATAGCTTAGGTGACGGGTTAGAAAATAGCGCAGATGTTGATAATAACAATACTGGCGAAGGTCTGACTAATACGAGTACAAGTAGCGTAGATTTGAATATTAACAATTATAACAATGAAGGTGCTGAAggcaatgatgatgaaaatgagCACGACGAAAGAGTTGATGATTTTTGGACAGAAGCGTATggctttttaaataattttcaaaatttgagAGAAGCTTTGCGATATTTGGCAATTGCTGGTCATCTTTCCCGCAGTTTCTTAAATTTGCTCCTGGCAATATTAAGAAAGTTTGGCCATCCTGAACTTCCAAACGATGCTCGTACGCTCCTAAAAATTCCCAAAGTAGGCAACGAGATACAAAATGTTGTAGGTGGACATTTTTGGTATCCTGGGATTAAGGTTGCCATTAGaatttttttcaaaaggaCCATCCCTGAGGCCAGTGATTCTAATCTACAAATATGTACCGATGGGCTTCCACTTTTCAAAAGTAGTTCTACCCAATTTTGGCCTCTTCTTTTCAAAGTCGAAGAAATACCTAATTGTCCAGTAATGGTTGCAGGCATATTTagcggcgaaaaaaaaccaggcAATTTAGAACAGTTTCTTCGACCTCTCGTGGAAGAATTGAATACGTTGCACCTTACTGGTATGCAGTTTGGTGAACGTACAATTCGTGTGCGTGTCAAGTGTTTGATAGCCGATGCGCCAGCGCGGGCTTTTAAAAAGTCGGTTTTAGGGTTTTCGGGAAAGCACGGATGTACCAAATGTACTATCCTTGGTGAACATGTTCAACCAGAGGGTAAAGTAATTTTTGAAGGTGTTTTTGCAACACCTCGTACAGATATTAGTTTTCGTGCTAGAGATGATAAGCCACATCATAAATCTATCCGATCGCCACTGGAAGACGTCGTGGGATTGGATATTATTAAAGCGTTTCCAGTTGCCGAACGACTTCACCTTCTTGACCGCGGTGGTAGCCGTAAAATTTTAGAAGGTcttattaataataaaatgctGACATTTCCAAAGTCGACCAGTGAACAAAAAGCCATCGTTTCTcgctttttaattaaaaccaaaCTTCCTTGTGAGATCCATCGCCCTTTCCGTTCCCTGAATTATCTTCCATATTGGAAAGCTACAGAATTTAGAACTTTCTTACACTATATTAGCCCCGTAGTTTACAAGGATCTTATGCACAGTGATGGCTACAATCATTATCTGCTTTATTTCTGTAGCATTACTATATACTCTGCTTCAACATATAACCACTTGCGGCCCCTTGCtcaaaaaatgcttcaaatgtTTGTCTTGGATTTTCCTACTCATTATGGTCGTACCCATATGAGTAGTAATGTGCACAATCTGCTTCACGTACATGAAGATGTTGTTGAGCTTGGACAGCTGGACAACTTCTCGGCATATGcctttgaatttttttttcaatatcttaAGCGTTGTGTTAGAAAGGGAACGAAGTGTTTGGAGCAAGTAGCAGCTAGATCGAAATTATATGCCTCTATTAACGTAGCATCTTTTAGTAAAAATCAGTATCCTTGTTTGACTACAGATGGTTGTGGGTTGCATGTTTCagatagttttgttttaaaatgtaattttaaagACCAATGGTTACTAACAACATCAAATGAAATAGTAAAATTTTTAAGAGTAGAAAATCTAAACCAAAACTTAACTATCGTAGGAACTGAGTACCTAAATaaggaaaattatttcattGCTAGAATGGAGGATGATGTGTCAGTAGTGGAAGTACAATCTAGTGCCATTAACATTTATAATCTAATTTCCTATACTCCTTCTAAACCTGTAACCTTAACcctagataaaataaaatgtaaataa